A genomic window from Cricetulus griseus strain 17A/GY chromosome 4, alternate assembly CriGri-PICRH-1.0, whole genome shotgun sequence includes:
- the Chst12 gene encoding carbohydrate sulfotransferase 12, whose translation MTKPRLFRLWLVLGSALMILLIIVYWDNVGTAHFYLHTSLSRPHILEPLPTPGLGGENVFTSDVDEFLDTLLSSDAKQNDLSRRKTEQPPVLAPSKPVLSHMEENVRGYDWSTHDAQQNPDRDRQQAERRSLLRDFCANASLAFPTKDRTFDDIPNYELNHLIVDDRHGVIYCYVPKVACTNWKRVMIVLSESLLDRGSPYRDPLDIPREHVHNSSTHLTFNKFWRRYGKFSRHLMKVKLKKYTKFLFVRDPFVRLISAFRSKFELENEEFYRKFAVPMLRLYANHTSLPASVSEAFSAGLKVSFANFIQYLLDPHTEKLAPFNEHWRQVYRLCHPCQIDYDFVGKLETLDEDAAQLLRSLKVDSQLHFPPSYRNRTASSWEEDWFANIPLAWRQQLYKLYEADFVLFGYPKPENLLRD comes from the coding sequence ATGACCAAGCCTCGGCTCTTCCGTCTGTGGCTGGTTCTGGGGTCGGCTCTCATGATTCTTTTGATCATTGTATATTGGGACAACGTGGGCACTGCCCACTTCTATCTGCACACCTCCCTATCCAGGCCACACATCCTGGAGCCGCTTCCCACCCCGGGGTTGGGCGGTGAGAACGTGTTCACTTCTGATGTGGATGAGTTTTTGGACACACTACTTAGTTCCGATGCGAAGCAGAATGACCTTTCCAGAAGAAAAACTGAGCAGCCCCCGGTGCTCGCCCCCAGCAAGCCGGTCCTGAGCCACATGGAGGAGAACGTGAGAGGCTACGACTGGTCCACCCATGACGCCCAGCAGAACCCAGACCGGGACCGGCAGCAGGCGGAGAGAAGGAGCCTCCTGAGAGACTTCTGTGCCAACGCTAGCCTGGCATTCCCCACGAAGGACCGTACTTTTGATGACATCCCCAACTATGAACTCAACCACCTGATCGTGGACGATCGCCACGGGGTCATCTACTGCTACGTGCCCAAGGTAGCCTGTACCAACTGGAAGCGAGTGATGATTGTGTTGAGCGAGAGCCTGCTGGACCGGGGCAGCCCCTACCGAGACCCCCTGGACATCCCCCGGGAGCACGTGCACAACTCCAGCACACACCTGACTTTCAACAAGTTCTGGCGCCGCTACGGGAAGTTCTCGCGTCACCTCATGAAGGTCAAGCTAAAGAAGTACACCAAGTTCCTGTTCGTGCGGGACCCCTTCGTGCGCCTCATATCAGCCTTCCGCAGCAAGTTCGAACTGGAGAACGAGGAGTTCTACCGCAAGTTCGCGGTGCCCATGCTCCGGCTGTATGCCAACCACACCAGCCTGCCCGCCTCGGTGAGCGAGGCCTTCAGCGCTGGTCTCAAGGTCTCCTTCGCCAACTTCATCCAGTACCTGTTGGACCCACACACCGAGAAGCTGGCACCCTTCAACGAGCACTGGCGACAGGTGTACCGCCTCTGCCACCCGTGCCAGATAGACTATGACTTCGTGGGGAAGCTGGAGACCCTGGATGAGGATGCTGCCCAGCTCCTGAGGTCCCTCAAAGTGGACTCCCAGCTTCACTTCCCCCCCAGTTACCGGAACAGGACGGCCAGCAGCTGGGAGGAGGACTGGTTTGCCAACATCCCCCTGGCCTGGAGGCAACAGCTCTATAAACTCTACGAAGCCGACTTTGTTCTCTTTGGCTACCCCAAGCCGGAAAACCTGCTTAGAGACTGA